The Primulina huaijiensis isolate GDHJ02 chromosome 17, ASM1229523v2, whole genome shotgun sequence genome window below encodes:
- the LOC140962578 gene encoding uncharacterized protein: MSHNKINNNLDANCVRKCRKRKYACLEERRLAKNFRRAKQNVIPSLDTVETQNVEGDPLKFIATTPDLLPDVPNCAFCDAKRIYSESPAFCCSLGEINLLSTETPFELVQLYLCNAENAEGFNNCVRSYNNMFAFTSMGVHCDKSFAKRNAGIYTFRVQGQVYHFIGQLTPSNHENPKNLQLYFFDTGHEFLNRMRISSKFKETLIEKMINILTVHLYANFFRSLNSIDNLHDYKITLQADPAIDQRVFNKPTVSQVAGIWLESDESEQYASQHIQVYPKDSQTQIIKHYFACYDPMQYPLIFPNGESGWHRKIQRLNQQQKKIYPRPTCNNETLYSIQNSTDKDYLIDIENQALEKNSTQRSTLSCREYYCYKLQIREIDKSFLLHTGRLLQQYIVDMYIKIETSWLDFFKTSNMQNRLRNEAYRGLLDSITHGCEMGADIGKHIVLPTSFIGGPRDMRRRYMDAITLVQRYGKPDIFLTMTSNPNWPEIKALCLSSDEIHNRPDLITRIFHAKLQVLKDELFKKDIFGHVIAYTYVIEFQKKGLPHAHFLLIFNQASKLFCPEAFDRVVSAELPDPQTQPYFLSLVVKHMMHGPCGLLNPSCPCMKKNSCKFNYPKDFSEYTKYGTNSYPI; encoded by the exons ATGTCACACAACAAAATCAACAATAATTTAGATGCCAACTGTGTAAGAAAATGTCGTAAAAGGAAATATGCCTGCCTAGAAGAACGGAGATTGGCAAAGAATTTTCGTCGAGCAAAACAAAATGTAATACCAAGTTTAGATACTGTTGAGACACAAAATGTTGAAGGTGACCCGTTAAAATTTATAGCAACAACTCCAGATCTGCTACCTGATGTGCCAAATTGTGCATTTTGTGATGCTAAACGTATTTATTCAGAGTCACCTGCATTTTGTTGTTCATTAGGGGAAATAAATCTCTTGTCAACAGAAACGCCTTTCGAACTGGTACAATTGTATCTTTGTAATGCTGAAAATGCTGAGGGATTCAATAATTGTGTTCGTAGTTACAATAATATGTTTGCATTCACATCGATGGGAGTACATTGTGACAAATCTTTTGCTAAAAGAAATGCTGGAATTTATACTTTTCGTGTACAAGGTCAAGTTTATCACTTCATAGGACAACTAACACCATCAAATCATGAAAATCCCAAAAATCTTCaactatatttttttgacaCTGGCCATGAGTTCTTGAACCGGATGCGTATTAGCTCAAAATTTAAGGAAACCCTTAtagaaaaaatgataaatattttaacggTACATCTTTATGCAAATTTTTTCCGAAGTCTTAATAGTATTGACAACCTACATGATTATAAAATCACTTTGCAAGCTGACCCTGCTATTGACCAGCGAGTTTTTAATAAACCTACTGTATCTCAAGTTGCGGGAATATGGTTAGAATCTGATGAAAGCGAACAATATGCGAGTCAACATATACaagtatatccaaaagatagtCAGACACagataattaaacattactttgCTTGTTACGATCCCATGCAATATCCTCTTATATTTCCAAATGGAGAATCTGGTTGGCATCGAAAAATTCAAAGATTAAACCaacaacaaaagaaaatatatccTAGACCAACATGCAATAATGAAACCCTTTACAGCATCCAAAATTCTACGGATAAAGATTATCTCATAGACATTGAAAATCAGG CTTTGGAAAAAAACAGCACTCAAAGATCAACATTGTCATGTCGTGAATATTATTGTTATAAATTACAAATTAGAGAGATCGACAAATCTTTTTTGCTACATACTGGTAGGCTTCTACAACAGTATATAGTAGATATGTACATCAAAATTGAAACATCGTGGTTGGACTTTTTTAAAACTTCAAACATGCAAAATCGTTTAAGAAATGAAGCATATCGTGGTTTACTAGATAGTATAACACATGGATGTGAAATGGGTGCTGATATTGGAAAACACATAGTGTTACCTACTTCATTTATTGGAGGTCCTAGAGATATGCGTAGAAGATATATGGATGCGATAACTTTAGTTCAACGCTATGGGAAACCTGATATTTTTTTGACAATGACTTCGAATCCAAATTGGCCAGAAATAAAAGCTCTATGTCTATCTTCTGATGAAATACATAATAGGCCTGACTTAATCACTAGAATATTTCATGCAAAACTTCAggttttaaaagatgaattgTTCAAGAAAGACATATTTGGTCATGTTATTGCTTATACTTATGTGATAGAGTTCCAAAAAAAAGGTCTACCACATGCTCATTTTTTGCTTATTTTCAATCAGGCATCAAAACTATTTTGTCCAGAAGCATTTGATAGAGTTGTTAGTGCCGAATTACCTGATCcacaaactcaaccatattttCTTTCATTAGTTGTAAAGCATATGATGCATGGACCTTGTGGTTTGCTTAATCCATCGTGCCCTTGTATGAAAAAAAATTCCTGTAAATTTAATTACCCTAAAGACTTCTCAGAGTATACAAAATATGGTACAAATTCATATCCAATATAG
- the LOC140963398 gene encoding purple acid phosphatase 5-like → MASVTWILSILCLWLHFSAICNAGITSKYVRKPHASVDMPPEHFPSPAIFNAPEQVHITQGDHEGRGIIISWVTPVHKNPNVVTYWEAEGVHRHRHKVHAATTSYRYYNYTSGFIHHATLRKLKYDTRYIYELGKHNAARNFSFTTPPKVGPDVPYTFGVMGDLGQTYDSNQTFEHYVSNPKGQAVLFVGDLSYADHYPFHDNVKWDIWGRFVEKSTAYQPWIWTAGNHEIDHAPEIEENTPFKPYMHRYHVPYKASKSTSPLWYSIKRASAHIIVLSSYSAYGKYTPQYNWLEREFPKVNRSETPWLIVLLHSPMYNSNNYHYMEGESMRVMFEPWFVENKVDLVFSGHVHSYERSERISNIRYNITNGLSAPVKDPSAPVYITIGDGGNIEGVADNFADPQPSYSAFREASFGHAILEIKNRTHAFYTWHRNQDNEPTVADSTWFYNRYWYPHDEPSSSSSLV, encoded by the exons ATGGCTTCTGTAACGTGGATACTTTCAATTCTTTGTCTATGGCTCCATTTTTCCGCAATATGCAACGCCGGAATCACCAGCAAGTACGTGAGAAAACCGCATGCATCCGTTGATATGCCGCCGGAGCACTTCCCTTCTCCTGCAATATTCAATGCACCCGAACAG GTTCATATAACGCAGGGAGATCATGAGGGGAGAGGGATAATCATTTCTTGGGTTACGCCGGTGCACAAGAATCCGAATGTGGTTACGTATTGGGAAGCGGAGGGGGTACATAGGCACAGGCATAAGGTTCACGCTGCGACCACGAGTTATCGATACTATAACTACACTTCTGGTTTCATTCATCATGCGACTCTTAGAAAGCTTAAG TATGATACGAGGTATATCTATGAACTTGGTAAGCACAACGCGGCCCGGAATTTTTCCTTCACAACTCCTCCTAAAGTAGGGCCTGATGTCCCTTACACATTCGGTGTTATGG GGGACTTGGGACAAACATATGACTCCAATCAAACGTTCGAGCATTATGTATCCAACCCAAAAGGGCAAGCAGTGCTTTTCGTTGGGGATCTTTCATATGCAGATCATTATCCCTTTCACGACAATGTCAAGTGGGATATTTGGGGCCGTTTCGTCGAGAAGAGTACCGCCTACCAACCATGGATATGGACTGCAGGCAATCACGAAATCGACCATGCCCCTGAGATT GAGGAAAACACTCCATTCAAGCCTTATATGCACAGGTATCACGTTCCTTACAAGGCATCCAAAAGCACGTCTCCTCTTTGGTACTCGATAAAACGCGCATCAGCACACATAATTGTCTTATCTTCTTACTCGGCTTACG gtAAATATACCCCTCAATACAATTGGCTCGAACGAGAATTCCCAAAAGTTAACAGATCCGAAACTCCATGGCTGATTGTGCTGCTTCACTCCCCCATGTATAATAGTAACAACTATCACTATATGGAAGGAGAGAGCATGAGAGTTATGTTTGAACCATGGTTCGTCGAAAACAAAGTCGATCTCGTGTTTTCTGGACATGTTCACTCCTATGAACGCTCA gAACGAATATCGAATATTCGATACAACATAACAAATGGATTAAGTGCACCAGTTAAGGACCCTTCTGCTCCAGTGTATATAACCATCGGTGACGGTGGAAACATCGAAGGCGTGGCCGATAA CTTTGCGGATCCACAGCCGAGTTACTCAGCCTTTCGGGAAGCAAGTTTTGGACACGCGATCCTCGAAATAAAAAACCGGACTCATGCATTCTATACTTGGCATCGTAACCAAGATAACGAGCCCACCGTAGCCGATTCAACGTGGTTTTACAATAGATATTGGTACCCGCACGATGAGCCTAGCTCCAGCTCAAGCTTGGTTTAA